The proteins below come from a single Saccharophagus degradans 2-40 genomic window:
- the cysQ gene encoding 3'(2'),5'-bisphosphate nucleotidase CysQ: MNLATLLPSIEQLAKQAGEATLAVYKKPELWDVEHKDDCSPLTQADIQSHNIIAEGLAALTPNIPVLSEEDDVPSFEVRSQWQQYWLIDPLDGTKEFINRKGEFTVNIALIQNNKAVLGVVYAPVLDVCYTGAEGIGAFKIDAKGKTPLRVKKLTQGKQTLNIVASRRHGAEEVDRLLETITSKYGEPQLTSMGSSLKLCLVAEGKADIYPRLAPTCEWDTAASQAVVEQAGGVVLDDQFKPMQYNAKPELLNGYFYVIGDQQFDWLALLK, from the coding sequence ATGAATTTAGCAACCTTACTACCTAGTATCGAACAGCTTGCCAAACAAGCGGGTGAAGCCACGCTTGCGGTTTATAAAAAGCCAGAATTGTGGGATGTAGAGCATAAAGACGATTGCAGCCCACTCACTCAAGCAGATATTCAAAGCCACAATATTATTGCCGAAGGCCTAGCCGCGCTTACGCCTAACATTCCTGTGTTATCGGAAGAAGACGACGTACCGTCCTTTGAGGTGCGCAGCCAATGGCAACAGTATTGGTTAATAGACCCGTTAGATGGCACCAAAGAATTTATTAATCGCAAAGGCGAGTTCACTGTAAACATCGCACTTATTCAAAATAATAAAGCTGTGCTTGGCGTTGTATACGCGCCGGTGTTAGATGTGTGTTACACAGGGGCAGAAGGCATTGGCGCGTTTAAAATAGATGCTAAAGGCAAAACGCCACTGCGTGTAAAAAAACTTACACAGGGCAAGCAAACATTGAATATTGTAGCCAGCCGCCGGCATGGCGCAGAAGAAGTAGATCGCTTACTAGAAACTATAACCAGCAAGTATGGCGAACCCCAATTAACAAGTATGGGCAGCTCGTTAAAGTTGTGTTTAGTGGCTGAGGGTAAAGCCGACATTTACCCGCGCTTAGCACCTACCTGCGAATGGGATACCGCCGCCTCGCAAGCTGTTGTGGAGCAAGCCGGTGGTGTAGTGCTAGATGATCAATTTAAACCCATGCAATACAACGCCAAACCCGAGCTGCTAAACGGCTATTTTTATGTAATAGGCGACCAACAATTTGATTGGTTGGCACTGCTTAAATAA
- the nudE gene encoding ADP compounds hydrolase NudE → MPSLPKILQCQQVAQSKLFRVEQLQLQFSNGEQRTYERLAGGKTAAVIIVPMLDNDTVLLIREYGVGVEGYELGLPKGKVDAGETHMEAANRELKEEVGYGAKDLQLMKCLSQSPNYMQHKTQIVLARNLYPERLEGDEPEPLDVVPAKLSELEQWIARDDLTEARSIAALLLARQYLQDLK, encoded by the coding sequence ATGCCTTCTCTTCCCAAAATACTGCAGTGCCAGCAGGTAGCGCAGAGTAAATTATTCCGTGTAGAGCAATTGCAATTACAGTTTAGCAACGGCGAACAGCGCACCTACGAGCGCTTGGCTGGGGGTAAAACCGCAGCAGTAATTATTGTGCCTATGCTAGATAACGACACAGTACTGCTAATTCGCGAATACGGTGTAGGGGTAGAGGGCTACGAGCTGGGCTTACCCAAGGGTAAAGTAGATGCAGGCGAAACCCATATGGAAGCTGCCAACAGAGAATTAAAAGAAGAAGTGGGTTACGGCGCGAAAGATTTACAACTAATGAAATGCCTAAGCCAAAGCCCCAATTACATGCAGCACAAAACCCAAATAGTGCTGGCGCGCAATTTATATCCAGAGCGGCTAGAGGGCGACGAGCCAGAGCCGCTAGATGTGGTGCCCGCAAAATTAAGCGAGTTAGAGCAATGGATAGCTCGAGACGACCTCACCGAGGCGCGATCCATTGCTGCGTTACTTCTAGCAAGGCAGTATCTTCAAGACCTCAAATAA
- the yrfG gene encoding GMP/IMP nucleotidase, with protein sequence MIDWNNIDTVLLDMDGTLLDLHYDNYFWLTHLPQRYAQIHNTTLEAATASLTEMIESRVGTLQWYCLDHWSELVNMDIPALKREIQHKIAVRPYTEQFLQALRAMGKKVVLITNAHPKGLDLKLEVSQIDRWLDIVISSHEFKTPKEDAAFWQQLSQREAFDPKRTLFIDDTVRILKSAEDFGIAHLVCINQPDSQKPIVRSNTYTDIVHFDEIMPQLNSEK encoded by the coding sequence ATGATTGACTGGAATAACATTGATACCGTGCTGCTAGACATGGATGGCACGTTATTAGATTTGCACTACGATAATTACTTTTGGCTAACTCACCTGCCACAGCGTTATGCGCAAATACATAACACCACACTCGAAGCTGCAACGGCATCGCTTACCGAGATGATTGAATCGCGTGTAGGTACGTTGCAGTGGTACTGTTTGGATCATTGGTCTGAACTAGTAAACATGGATATTCCCGCGTTAAAACGCGAAATACAGCATAAAATAGCCGTTCGCCCCTACACAGAGCAGTTTTTACAAGCTTTGCGCGCTATGGGCAAAAAGGTAGTGCTTATTACCAATGCCCACCCCAAGGGGTTGGATTTAAAACTTGAAGTAAGCCAGATAGACAGATGGCTGGATATTGTTATCTCATCCCACGAATTTAAAACCCCCAAAGAAGATGCGGCTTTTTGGCAGCAGCTAAGCCAACGCGAGGCGTTCGACCCCAAGCGCACACTGTTTATAGACGACACGGTACGCATATTAAAAAGCGCTGAAGACTTTGGCATAGCGCACTTGGTGTGCATAAACCAGCCCGACAGCCAAAAGCCTATAGTGCGCTCGAACACATATACCGACATTGTTCACTTCGATGAGATAATGCCGCAGCTTAATAGCGAAAAATAA
- a CDS encoding RNA-binding S4 domain-containing protein, translated as MDKVRIDKWLWAARFFKTRNLAKSAIDGGKIHINGSRVKPSKEVEVGNKLLIRVGWDEMEVLVTALSDKRRGAPEAAKLYQETQQSIDKRTTYAEQRKAIGQSQLQPATKPNTKERRQLQRVKRILSE; from the coding sequence ATGGATAAGGTACGTATAGACAAGTGGCTTTGGGCCGCCCGTTTTTTTAAAACCCGCAACTTGGCAAAGTCTGCCATTGATGGCGGTAAAATACATATAAACGGCAGCCGGGTTAAGCCAAGCAAAGAGGTAGAAGTTGGCAACAAATTGTTAATACGCGTTGGCTGGGATGAGATGGAAGTGTTGGTAACCGCCCTCTCGGATAAACGCCGCGGTGCACCCGAAGCCGCCAAACTGTACCAAGAAACACAGCAGAGCATAGATAAGCGCACCACCTACGCCGAGCAGCGCAAAGCCATTGGCCAAAGCCAGCTACAACCAGCAACCAAGCCCAACACCAAAGAGCGCCGCCAATTGCAGCGTGTTAAGCGCATTCTAAGCGAATAA
- the hslO gene encoding Hsp33 family molecular chaperone HslO, with amino-acid sequence MQQNNDQIQRFIFDATDIRGEIVTLDQSFLAATNHQHLSPWCKSLLGEFLAAVSLLSETLKFDGLLTLQARGDGDIPLIMAETDNLGHVRGIIKPAASAPLETLDLGDAALPDIIGNGVLVMTIDPKIGDRYQGIVPLENGTLAECLSDYFERSEQLATKFLLFSSPEKCAGMLLQALPAQKVKDQAEREDKWNTVVQLAKTVKQEELFELDHATLLYRLFNELECRLFAGKTIQFKCGCSRKRCANAITSLGKQDALELIEQQKKIDINCEFCGTNYTFKRKDIDTLFGEDNQPLH; translated from the coding sequence ATGCAGCAAAACAACGACCAAATTCAACGCTTTATATTTGATGCAACCGATATACGCGGTGAAATAGTTACCCTAGACCAAAGTTTTTTGGCGGCCACCAACCACCAACACCTTTCCCCTTGGTGCAAAAGCTTGTTGGGCGAATTCTTAGCTGCAGTTTCGCTATTAAGTGAAACCCTTAAGTTTGATGGCTTACTTACCCTGCAAGCGCGCGGCGATGGCGATATTCCCCTTATTATGGCCGAAACCGATAACCTAGGGCACGTGCGCGGCATAATCAAACCCGCAGCTTCGGCACCTTTAGAAACACTCGACCTAGGCGATGCCGCGCTGCCAGACATTATTGGCAATGGCGTACTGGTAATGACTATCGACCCCAAAATTGGCGATCGCTACCAAGGCATTGTACCGTTAGAAAACGGCACCCTTGCCGAGTGCTTAAGTGATTATTTTGAGCGGTCTGAACAGCTGGCCACTAAGTTTTTATTATTTTCATCGCCAGAAAAATGCGCGGGCATGTTGCTACAGGCTTTGCCCGCACAAAAGGTAAAAGACCAAGCCGAACGCGAAGACAAATGGAACACCGTTGTACAATTGGCCAAAACCGTAAAGCAAGAAGAGCTATTCGAATTGGATCACGCGACTTTGTTGTACCGTTTATTCAACGAGTTAGAGTGCCGGTTATTTGCGGGTAAGACTATTCAATTTAAATGCGGCTGCTCGCGCAAACGCTGCGCAAACGCAATAACATCGCTAGGCAAGCAAGACGCATTAGAGTTAATAGAACAACAGAAAAAAATAGATATAAACTGCGAATTTTGCGGTACCAACTACACCTTTAAACGCAAAGATATAGACACCCTATTCGGCGAAGACAACCAACCCCTACATTAA
- a CDS encoding chemotaxis protein CheW codes for MSDKLLSNGNQVTNVPCLLLPLLGTTLVVPNVTVAEMAPMTPVQEVAGTPDWFVGFYHWRNQKVPLLSYEVLNGGARYPLNPLGRIAVLNNTGVNPNLPFIAVATQGIPRMARIGEEDIAENDEIARGSFDLMRVKVGVEELVIPDIAALEASCLEVIGE; via the coding sequence ATGAGTGATAAATTGCTATCAAATGGCAACCAAGTAACTAACGTACCCTGTTTATTACTACCGCTATTGGGTACTACTTTAGTGGTGCCTAACGTTACAGTTGCTGAAATGGCTCCAATGACCCCAGTACAAGAGGTTGCGGGCACGCCAGATTGGTTTGTGGGCTTTTATCACTGGCGCAACCAAAAAGTGCCGCTGTTATCCTACGAGGTATTAAATGGCGGCGCGCGCTACCCGCTTAACCCCCTCGGCCGTATTGCCGTTTTGAACAACACCGGCGTTAACCCTAATTTGCCCTTTATTGCTGTGGCTACTCAGGGTATTCCGCGTATGGCCCGTATTGGCGAAGAAGATATTGCCGAAAACGACGAAATAGCCCGCGGTTCATTCGACTTAATGCGAGTAAAAGTTGGGGTAGAAGAGTTAGTTATTCCAGATATTGCTGCGCTAGAGGCAAGTTGCTTGGAAGTGATAGGGGAGTAG
- a CDS encoding chemotaxis protein CheB — translation MQALQLGVLADTSIHLSKLRELIVECGHEVVVAEQSRNFDALISVPHLDAWIVSLDLNTDLSLHVYEQIEESGVPVVFEDFEGGHMQAADRKKRFTHKISECIGWDKDPTSTVKPLAKYVWVLAASTGGPEAVNRFLKAVTRVPDNVALVYAQHIDSSIHTSLIRMLAKHDGWQLEPISSGKHIAAKHLYLISPDAQVEVTEGHMLMPQGEPWHGPYKPSVNQIVAKVARVYGNTSGVIVFSGMGDDGAKSCQYLKGSGGQVWVQSPLTCTVDSMSQSVKAIGKIDFEGSPEKLGQQFMEYFDSLAAQHAVGQ, via the coding sequence GTGCAAGCACTCCAGTTGGGTGTGCTGGCGGACACCAGTATTCACCTCTCAAAATTGCGAGAACTTATTGTGGAGTGCGGTCACGAAGTTGTGGTTGCCGAGCAATCTCGCAATTTTGATGCGCTAATTAGCGTGCCGCACTTGGACGCTTGGATTGTTAGCCTAGATTTAAATACAGATCTTTCTTTGCATGTGTACGAGCAAATTGAAGAATCTGGCGTGCCGGTGGTGTTTGAAGATTTTGAAGGCGGCCATATGCAGGCCGCCGACAGAAAAAAACGCTTCACTCACAAAATAAGTGAGTGCATAGGCTGGGATAAAGACCCAACTTCTACTGTTAAGCCTTTGGCAAAATACGTGTGGGTGCTTGCAGCATCAACAGGTGGGCCGGAGGCGGTAAACCGCTTTTTAAAAGCCGTTACACGCGTGCCAGATAATGTCGCCCTAGTTTACGCGCAGCACATCGACTCTAGCATTCATACTTCTCTTATTCGAATGCTCGCCAAGCACGATGGTTGGCAGTTAGAGCCTATAAGCAGCGGCAAACATATTGCGGCAAAGCACCTTTATTTAATTAGCCCAGATGCACAAGTAGAGGTAACCGAAGGCCATATGCTTATGCCGCAAGGCGAACCGTGGCACGGCCCCTACAAGCCTTCGGTTAACCAAATAGTGGCAAAAGTTGCACGGGTGTACGGCAATACCAGCGGCGTGATTGTGTTTTCTGGTATGGGCGACGACGGCGCAAAAAGCTGCCAATACCTAAAAGGTTCGGGTGGCCAAGTGTGGGTACAAAGCCCGTTAACGTGTACGGTAGATTCAATGTCGCAAAGCGTAAAAGCCATTGGTAAAATAGATTTTGAAGGCAGCCCAGAAAAACTTGGGCAGCAATTTATGGAGTATTTTGATTCGCTGGCTGCCCAGCATGCCGTAGGCCAATAG